The genomic stretch CCTTTCGTAAAAAACTTATGTGGAAGAATAACCCTATTCAATAATTGCTCCGAGATAACGGAACGATAAAGAAATGCCTTGAAAAGGTGTAAGGGTTATAACTGGGGGAGCGTCAGGGAAATGCGGATTTACAACGATAAGGACATTCTAAATTAAAAAGCCTAACTTCTCTGCAAAACAAAATAGAGAAAGTGAGCTTTTCAGTTAATTCATTATTTTTAGCTCAGCTATTTAATGAATTCATTAACTGGAAGAAATATTCAAGTTTATGAGTCTTATTTAGGTTATACCATGAATGCAATACATCTGTTGTAAATACATCTAATTCATTCAGTACTTCCATTGCGAATTCCAGAGGAGCTATTCCTGATGCAGTAACTAAATTCTCATCAGATACCGCAGATCCCAACTCATAAAACTTTTCTCCTTTATAGCTAGGACATACCATTTTAGTATATTCTAAGTTATTACTTGTATGCTTTCTAGTATCTAAGTAACCCATATTGGCGAGGCCCTCAACTGCACCACAAATTGCAGCAACAATAGTCCCAAGCTTTAAAGCTTGGCCTATTCTTTCCAACATTGGTTGATGAAGATCTTCACTCCAAGTAGTCCCTCCTGGTAAAATTAAAAGATCTTTACTCTTAAGAGTACATTCATCAAGGGAAATATCTGGTTTTATGCTCAGTCCTCCCATAGTAGTAATCATTTCTTTATTAACTCCTACTGTCATAACTTTTAAAGGTGCTAAACCTTTTTTGAAATATCTTCCTGAGTTTAGTTCAGCAATTAAATATCCATATTCCCAGTCCGACATTGTATTAAAAACATATAGAAAAACTTTTTTTGTTTGCATTCAATAACACTCCCAATCGCAATTTATATAGCAATTATAAGATAACTTCCCTGACAGTTAACGTCAGGGAAGTTATCTTACTTGTGAAATTCTATTAATTCCGACAGAACTTCAACAAGTCTTTTCTTAAGGGTTATTGGTTCAATAACTTTAATAGACTTATTGTACGGCAAAAGTAAATAAGGTACATATGTATGTATTATATTTTTTTCAAGAAGAAAAACTGCTTGATTTGAAGTCCGTTCTTGTAAATAATGTCCTAAAAACCAATGTTGGCAAATATCAGCCAATACACTTTTATCCCCATTAATAACCAAAGAAATAATCCCTTCCTTATCTTCTATAGTTGGAAGCAGACTTTTTATAAAAAAGTCACGAGCTGCAAAATTTTCTGGCCGGTTAAACTTATTTTCGGTTAGCATTAGACTTTCAATTCGATCTACTCTAAAACTACGGATATCATTCCTAAGATGACAAAATCCAATCATATACCACTTATTATTCCAATAGATAATTCTGTACGGATCGACCAATCTATCATTTGATTGCTTTTCGCTACTTTTATGGTAAAGAATTTTTACTGAGTACTCGTCAGTTACGGCATGCTCCAACTCTTTCAAAAGATGTTCAATAGAGAGTGAGCTTAATCGACTTATTACTTCAAGACTAGTTAAACTTTGGTTTATCTTTGTTTCCTGCTCTTGATTTGAGTATTTACTTAATTTTGAAATGGCCCTATTCAGTGCTTCACCTCCATAGTATCCGGCTTCTTCTGCAAAAACAGCAGCGTGATACAATGAAGTTTGTTCCTCAAAATCAAAGAATAGAGGAGCCTTAATAAAATTATTCATTAAAGTGTATCCACCGTTATGTCCTGGTTCTGAAATGATAGGTACGCCACTTGTTGAAATTGTATCAATATAACGATACACCGTCCTTATATTCATCTCTAACTTTTCTGAAATTTGTTTTGCAGTCATTTTTTCACCTGAACGAAGCATCCATAGAATGGCTAACATATTGTCAATTTTAGGCATATAATTCCTCCTTTATATGAAATTTATTTTCTATTATTTTTTCCTATTTTTGGTATTCTTTTCCGATAGCTTTCTATATAATGTGGCCTTTGCAGGAGCATTCTTTACATTAGTTAGGGGTACCGTCAGAAAAATGCGGATTTATAAAACTAAGCCTATTTACCTGACAATTCCAGCGTGTTCTTCATTTTCACTTCTCAAGATTAAAAGCTATTTACCGTTCGCTCTTTGCCACCTTCTACGTTTACTATAAACATAAAACAATGCCCCCTAAAAAAGCGTCACCTAATACCAACTATTTCAAATCCCCTCACATAACTCAATCTTTTATTTCAGATAAATAGAGCCTATCTTATTACAGATACGCTCCGACATTGTGGAAGATTAGTTTTAATAGGATTGAAACTATACAAGGGAGTCTTCCTCAGAAAATAGTCTGTCTTAAACAAAATTGATCTGCTCTATCATGTGACCAATATTTCCTTCTCCAGTATATAAGGACATATTAAAAAAGTTATTATCTAAATTAGACCAATAAAGAATAATTTCATCATCTGAAAATGATACACCCCTTTTTAATCTACCAACATATACTTCAACGTAACAATCTTGAAAATAGTATTCAAAATCCATTAAATGATGGAGAGTTATTTCCCTTCTAGAAATATTGGTTTCTTCAAGAAGCTCTCTATACGCAGCATCTATACCTTTTTCTCCATCTTCAATTTTTCCGCCTACCAAATTACTTAGTCCTTTATAAGGGTTCTTTAACCTTTCACAAAACATTATAACCCTGCACCTTATCACATTCTTATTAAATAAATCAAGAAGACTTAGAATCGGGATAAGCTCTAGAATTTTCCCTACATTAGTGTTAATTAAGATCAATATTCCCCACATATTGAACATCTCCCATATCAGAAGACAGCTTCACTTCTAAGATATAGTTACCTTTTGAATCTGGAAATTGAAAACCCTTAGATTTATTTACTGGCAATTCAATCTCTTCATTGTTTTGCCACAGAGAGACTTGAAACTCTTCTATTTTAAAATCAGAATGTCCAAATTCTATGTTTCCCTCTGAACCAGCATTGACCTCAATTTTATTCTGTTCGATTCCTAATGATTGAAAGTCAATAACAGTTTTTTTGTATTCCTCATTAGGACCTTCCCAATTCACGGATGCTTCTTTAAGTTCATATGAATCATAGTCTTTTAGGTGATGGTACCAAACTGTCATTGTTGGAGGAGTGAAATCGTACTCCTCACCGATACAGGCTGTCAATAAAAAGATACAGCATAAACTTACTATCAAAAATATTGAACGAATCATTATCAATTCCTTTCTCTTTAATGTTCAAATAACTGCAACTTTGGAGCATAAAGCAAACACTCTCTTAAACTATTGCTACGAGATTGTTGCAGATAACATTTTAAGATTGTTGGAAACCATACATCGCAATAAATACTAAAATGCCAGATAAAGATATGCCTATAATATTTAGCAGAACAAGACTACCTTTGACCTTACCTTTAATACCACCCAAAGCTAATATGAATCCCAAAACACCTAGTATCAAAGGTAAAAAGATGCTTACGTTAATGACAACAACATATAATTCATTACATATATAGAATTTTTTATAGCAAATAGCGACTTTATTGGAAACAACACCATTTGATGGTTTTAAAGTCAATATTGCAATACAACAAATCCCTGAGATTGTTATATACTTATCACAAGAAAATATTGCAATATATGCAGTAACTCCCCAATTAGAAGTTAGACGATAAAGTTTGTCCGTTGATTTCCGCGGGGAGGGAGTGGGATCATCCTCGGCATAACCGCCTGAGGTCTCCCACTCCCCTACGCTACAATCAACTAAGATAGTTAACACCAAAAAGAACAAAGTTTATACTTCAGTGACATTCATCTTAGGATAAGTTCCCTCAATTAAATTAACCGTTTTATGGATTAATACTAGGAACCTCTTATTCCAGATAAGCTCCGATATAATGGCAGACCTAGTATAGAGTTACTATTTATTTGTACTACAAAGTTTTAATCTTATCCAATATTGCATCGATAATATCAATAACCTTTAATGTTCCATCTACTATGAAGTCTGAGTTGGGCTTTATTGCATTTTCCATTTCTAAATAGGCGACTCTACCGAATTTCAAATAATAATTTAATTCATCATTGATTTCGATAGAAGTGCTTTTAGGGTGATCTCTTAGAATTCCTCTTGCGATAGCTATGTCCAATGGAGTATCAATATAAATCGATAGATCAATAAATCCCTTCAATTTATCATTCTTATATGAGAATGGATAATCAATTATTATGTATGCAGGAGGTTCTTTTCTTTCTGAAAATGATATTAAATCTGCTATGAGGGGTTCCAAAATCCACTGGTTATAATCAGGTCCGTTCTCAACCCATTTAATGATATCATCTGGTGCTCCTTCAAAATCATAGTCGTCAAAATACAGCGTTTCAGAAGTGCTTAATCTTTGTCTTAACTCGTTCGTTACTACAGTTTTTCCACCACCTGAAACCGAAGAAATTGTTATTACTTTTGTCTTAGCCACTTATTAACCTCCCCTCATTTCACCTTTGTTAAATAATGTGCTATTTCTTACATGCATCTGCAGCAATATTACTAAACTCTTTAAGATAATAGAGATAGTTTTCCTTTCCGTAGTTGTATCTCTTGTTATACATCTTTGCGATAACCACACCATATTTTGGAATAACAAGTAACGTTGGACCAGTGACACCGAGAATTTGATAAGATCCAGCTGGTACCCGGTCACCTAATTCGCTCATTTCTCTAGGTTTATCATGAACAAACCAGAAAAATCCGTTTCGAGGTAATTCTTTATCTATTTCATTAGGAGTATGTATTTCATTAGCTAATTCAATAACTTCTTTTGGTACAATTTGTTTGTTATTAAACATTCCCTTATTTAAGAAGAGACTACCCCAGCTTGCAAATTCTTGGGTAGACACAAAAAGGTTAGACTCCATGCCATTATCCGCGTACTTCCCGTTGTGTCTTCTCCATCCTTCTCTGGATCAATAATGACACTTACCAAATCAACACTATCTTCAGTTTCCCACCAAGTTTTGTGAAATCCCATTGGGACAAATACTTTTTCACGTAATAGTTCAGTAAATGGTTTACCATATAATTTATTGATTAACTGCGTAATAAGCTTAATGTTTATTCCTCTATATGCCCAACTTTCACCTGGTTTGAACTCTCTTATTAGTTCACCATTCGTACATTCATTTAATCCATGAGTGTGAGTGACCAAATGCCTTATTTTAGTCTCACCAAGTATTTCAGGATCCAGATCATCAAAGTAACGACTTACGTAATCATCAATATCACTTATTTTTTTATCATAGATAGCGTAAGCGACACACAACCCTAAATAACTTTTTCTCGCAGAAGCTACATTAAATTTAGAACTCTCGGTGATTGGACTTGTATTATTATTGGAGTGGGTTCCACTATAATGCTCCAAAGCAACCTTATTGTCTTTAAGTATCAATAAAGAAGCTGCTGAGCTTTGATTTAACTTTTTAATATTTTCAACCCAAGAAACTAATTTCTCATAACTTGCTTTCACTCTAAGAATCTCTCCCTCCATCAAACTTAATACCAATTATTTCAAAACCTTACAATTAACTCAATACAAAAAAGAACTTATTTTAATACAGATAAGCTCCGAGATTGCTGAATAATTGGATTCAAGATAAATTTTAAAATTAATATATCTAATTTATTTATGTAATTTAGGCGAAACTGCTATCTACTTTTTTAAAATACGGCTCTATATAACTTCGATATTCATCAGTTAAACCTTCAGGCAAATTATTAAGGTTGAAATATTCTACTTCTATAGACTCAGAACGATCGATTTCAAAGTTTCCGTTCACATCATTAGCGAGGTAAACAGCTGTTACGGAATATAACTCATCACCATTGGAAACCTTCACGTAATATTCTGGACCAGAGAAAACATCTAACAATTCAAGGTCACCAACTTTAAGTCCTGTTTCTTCTTTTACTTCTCTCCTAGCTGTATCTTTCAGGCTTTCACCAAGCTCCATCAGCCCGCCAGGCAAACCCCAACCTCCATCAGTCCGGTGTTGTAGTAACAACTCTCCCTTTTCATTAATAATCAAAACAACTGCGCCTGTTAATATTAGTGGCTTATGACCAACTAAGCGCCTTAAATCTTTTACATAATCCATTCTAAAACACCTTTCAAGTTAGAATTAGATAAGCAAATGTTATAGACTTTGTTCTTCAATTTAAAAAAGAAAAAAACCCATATGAATGATCGCTCCTAGATAGTGAAACATTAAGCAAATAGTTATTACGAGCTACTGCTTAATAAGTAATCCCAATAATCAGCGCTAACGCCATACAAGTGATTGCTGCAAATTTCGATTGCTTAATTATACGTTCATCACCTTTTCGCAAGGATTCAAAAAATGTGAGTGTAAAGTAAAAACATAAAACTATTAATAAAATAAGAATGATGCTCATTCCAATTCCTTCTCTGGATACTTCCATACTTGAGATCCAACCGCCAATCATTTTTTATTTTGCAACTTACCCTTTTGAAAGAGTTTATGTAATCCACCTATCCTAAGCAAGAGATTGGAATAATTAAATATTACACCTTTCAGTTCTAGTTCCGAGATAACTGAATAACTATCTTTGAATCCCATACCAAGAACTCTCTTTAACCGTTAACTCTTCTGTTACTTCATATTCTGCAATTTTTTCTGTCTTTGGTGATTGATCTCCTATTGAGAAAGCAATAATCCAACTGTCACCTTTTTCAAGGGACGTAAGGTTAATATCTTCTGGATCCTTACCAACTCTATCTTTAAAGTCGTTTTCGAATTCTTCAAAAACTACCTGAGAAGCCTGACCTAATCGATCAGGTTGATAAAATTCGTATGCCGAAACCAGAATTCCAATTAAAACAACAATACCAAAGATGATACTTTTCTTTTTTTGTTCAAAAGTAAAACTCCTCTCCCTGACTAACGAAACTGACACAATTGAGTAACCCTCATTTTTACATTTAAAGAACCATTGCACTTCTTCAAGAATCTTGACCAAACCTCTAATACCAATTATTTCAAACCCACCATCATAACTCAATCTTTATTTCACATAAAAAAGAGCCTATCTTATTACAGATAAGCTCCGATTTAATTGAAGAGTATTATCTATAATGAAATACTCATAGAAATTGTTCTGTTCTTAAAGCCTAGATTTTCATATATCTTAATTGCTTTATTTCCATCAAAAACGCTTAAACGAATTTCGGAGTATCCTTCTTGTTTCAATTGTTCAACACCAGTTCTAATCAATTGTTTAGAAATACCTTTACCTCTGCATTCCTCTATCACAAATAATTCATAAATAAAACCTAGTTTCTTATCTGAAAACTGGTCTTTACTTCCTCCTAAAAGAATCCAACCTGTTATTACATCATTTTCAGTTGATATTAAATAATAACTTCCCTTTTTCAAAAGAGATTCTACTAGTTGTTTTGCTTTTTCAATCGTTGGTTCAGCTTCACCTAAAGTTCCCTCAAATATAGCCTGTGGAGAAAATGCTATTATCTTTTCAATTTCTACCTCATTTGGTTTTCTTATGTCCATTTATCAACTCAACCCTTCCAATTTAGGACGTTTTTTTAAAATTCACTGCTCAATATACAAATTATTTCAAAACAAAGATAATAAATCCATCCTTTTTCTATAGAAAAGAGCCTACCTATTACAGATAAGCTCCGAGTTTACGTAAGACTAGTATTCTACATATCTCTTATTGTTCTTGTCCTTTAGCCCCTCTAGTTATACATAAAGACTTAAACAATTATTGAATATTGAATAAATGATGTGATATTAAGTCATTATTTCTTACGAATTCGTTCTAAAAATATAGGTCCTATATTTAATAAAATAGAAACAAGTGTCAAAAACCAAAATGTCCTTGCCATACCAGGTACTACATCCGATAACGCCGCCCAATCTTCTGCTTCTATCCACCGATTTAGATAACTGTAATCTGCACAAATTGTTAATGCTGTAAATGATAATGCCATGGCCATAGCAAGCTTATAATCTTTTCCTGCTGCATACAAAGAAAGGTTTATAACAGTTACTACTATGGCAATGCCCCCTAATATTGCCCACATTACTATACCCCCATATATATTCACTTAAATGATAACCCATTTTACGTATTAAAGGTTACAGCTCTGTCAGTTAAATCTAATACCATTTGTGCTTAAGTAATAAAGGACTAATGCTTTATTGAACAATCGCTCCGAGATTGTTGAATAACTTATTTACATTGGTATTATTGATTTTCATTGAATGAATTTGTAAATTCATTCACATCTTTACTAATTTCCTCATAACGAGTCCAATGGAGGTAATGGTGTCCCTCTAATAAAACAATTTTACTAGAAGAGGTATTAGTTAACTGCGTCTTATAAAAGGACAGATTGTTTTTACCATCTTCTCTTATGTCCCCTTTTTCGGTAGTGAAAATCAAAACCGGTATGTTAGGTGGAAATTTCATACCCATCGTCATGTCAATATTATCTTCTATATGATTAGCTTCATTAACCACGCTTTTGTTATAACCCCTCCATGCGGAGATCGCCTTTGTCATTTTTATATTTTCTTTAGAATAGGTACCATCACTAACAATAGGTAAAAAACTTTCAGGACTAAACATTAGTGCTAATCTTGCTATACCAGTTGGTGCCAAATAACTTAAATACCTCGGCATTGTTGGAGTATTTTCTCCAAAATATTTTAAAGCTTGTGGAAAAGTTGGGTCAATTCCTACAATCGCTTTAACTTCCTCTGGATATGTAGTAGCAAAATACATACTGTAAATACCAGAAATTGAATGAGGCATCAGAATGTATGGCCCTGTTATGTCCGCTTTTCTTAATGCTAACCTCATTTCCTCTACAATGTTCTTCACCGTTCGTTCCTTGTTGGTGAAATCGCTCCAACCGTATCCAAAGGGATCTACAACTACAACCCTATTAGTCTTTGAAATTTCATCTATCAAAGGTTCAAAATCCAGTACTGGTGCTACTGTTCCAAGGCCACTCATTAAAACGATCGTGTTATCTCCTTCACCTTTTGAATAAATGTGCATCTCCTTACCGTCAACCTCAACGATTTCCCCTAATGGCTGGTACTTTTTTTGTTCATAAGCGCTTAGTAAGTTACTGTAAATGACCCAAATAACAAATGCGCCTATTAATACTAATAATAAATTCCTTATAAAAATCAAATACTTATACTTCTTTTCAGCTTTTATCATTAATTCCTTAGACCTACTTTCAAACTTTTCTTTAATCTTACATTTCATGGAACTTCCTAGAAATGCTCTTTAGTATTATTTAGAAATAGGTCTTGAGTCTTATAAATTCGTTTGTCTATTGAAAATCTTCTAATTGAATTACTGCTTATTTGTTGAAGTACTCGACCTCTTATTTCTCTTTAAAAACGAGGCTGAATTTATTAAAGTTAAGTTCCGAAATACAAGAATACTCAAAATCGAGATATTTAGTGCAGAAATGTAACTACCGAAATTTTAGTCGAATAACTCTTCAACTTTGTAAGCTTTAGACCAATGGTAAGGCTGAACTTCTTCTAGTGTTTTAAAAAGTATTGGTTTATCGTCATTTGAAGTAACTGCTACCCTTAATCTTTTCCCCAGTAAAACAACCTTTCCTGACAGACACCACATGGAGTTAATACCTTAAAATCTTCATCTTTATCGTCCCTCACAACACAAATCGAATGAGTAATATTTGTGTTTAGTTTATGTGCTTCTAAAATCGCACCTGTTTCAATACATAACTCTGTAGAAGCATTTATGACCTTTGGAGCAACACTCGTTAATATTTCACCCTTGTTAGTGTACATTGCTGCTGCCCCACCCCAGCCAGTTGGGTATCTTTTTACAAGCAGTTCTATTGCAGTTCGATATAATTTTTGTTCAATATCCAATATTGTTTCCTCCTAGCTATTACTAAGTAAAAAAGCAATCATCTTTATTATAGAATGGCTCCGATTTAATTGAATAAATTCCTTTGCTCTTTAAAATAAGACTTTGAAAACATCAGCCACCAAAAAATAATATAAAAACTACCAATAAGCACATATAAAGCCCAAATAGAACCATGTTGTAGATTAGAAAACCAATGTTCCATTTCGTTATATCCAATTTTCCTGCCAATGCTATTTATCATAGCAATTAGAGGTGTGGATATAACAAGAATAATGGAGATGACAGTCAAACTTGAATTTATACTTTTAAAAAGACTATATACGCTAGCACCAAGAGTTATAAAGAACAAGTAATATATAACCCAAACCCAGTTAGGTAATGTTTCCCAATTCATTCTATCATTCCCCTCCTTTATTGTGCATTTCCTTGTCTATTTAGAATAAGATAAATAACTTGCTGGATCGTCTCTTGAAGACTAGAACTAATCTTGAACAAATTCTCCAAATCTCTTGACTGCCTCATCTTTATCAAACAAGCTATACCCGCGAAAATGATCGTCATCAAGTATTCGATAAAGCTGGCTAATGACATTCTACTGTAAAACGTATCTCCCTTTGTTCTCAACTTCTTTCCACCAGACCTTACCACCCATCGTTTTGTCTACGCGATATTCGATTTTCTTGTGAGCGAGCAATGGAAAATCCAGTACCTCGGTAAAGTAAATCTCACTAACCATTTACTTCCAAGCTGTTTACCCTTACTATTTTACTTAAAAGTAGTTAAGGGTGGGCATATAGATGAAAACGAGCTTTTCTGTAGATAAAATTACTTTACGTCGATTTCTTTTACACAAACAGTCTCTATTTGAACCAGATCGATCATTGGAATCGATCTCTCTTGAAAAGACTTTACATATGATTAAAAAACTGGAATGTGTTCAACTTGATCCAGTATCGGTCGTTGAACGGAACCAGCACTTGGTATTAGCGGCAAGAATGCCTGGTTATGATCCTAAGTATTTGGACGATCTTTTATCTGACGGCAAGGTATTTGAATATTTTGCGAATGCAGCCTGTGTCATCCCGATGGAAGACTTTCCTCTGTTCGAACCGACACGGAAACGGATCCAGGAAAATGTTGCTGACTCGTTAGAGAGCTTAGAAATCGTTGTAAATACTGTGTTAGAGCAACTAAGGGCAGAGGGTCCCCTTCCTTCTCGTGCTTTCAAATCAGACAACCGCGTTAACGGCTATTGGGATAACAAGGCCCCGAAGACAAAAGAAACATCCCATGCATTGAACCTGTTGTTGGATGCTGGCATTATCCGTGTCGTCAAGCGGGACCGAACTGAACGCTATTTTGATCTTACAGAGCGTACGGTCACCCAGAAATTGTTGAAACAGACGAAAGTCATGGATAGACCTACTGCAAAAGATCTGCTGATAGAAAAATACATTCGTGCTTACCGGGTATTTGATCCGAGAGATGCTCGATTTGGTTGGCAAAAAATGACCGCGGCTGAACGTCGCGCAGAAATTGAGCGTAGAGTCCAGAATAAAACGGTCATTCCACTTGAAGTCGAAGGTGTAAAACGACAATATTATTTATTGGCAGAGGACTTGGAGGAACTCGAAACATTCGTTGAGAGTACCAAACAGGAATCCCGTTCACTTGAGAGTACGATCACTTTTCTACCACCGCTCGATAATTTACTTTGGAGTCGTGAGCGGATCAAAGACCTGTTCGACTTCGATTATAAGTGGGAAATCTACACTCCTCGCGTGAAAAGAAAATACGGCCCATATGCGATGCCGATTTTATATGGAGATAGACTGATTGGTCGTATGGACCCACAAATTGACCGAAAAAACAAAGTGTTGATTGTACGTTTGCTCCAGCTTGAGCCAGAGGTTAAGCAAACGTCTGAGTTACGTCAATCATTCCGTAACGCGCTCAATTCTTTTGCCATTTTTAACGGAGCAGATGACATACAAGTTGAGAATTCTGACCTGAACCATTGATAGAAATTTTCATTTTATACATGAATTTCTGTTTTTGTAGATCATTTTTAATTTTTGTTGATTCATCCTTCATTTTGTTGATATCCGTTCTAATTTTCTTTTGAAAATAGCTCTGTTAAGCATAAATACTTCATCTCTCCAGGTTCAATAATTTCTTTTTATTTTTTGCTCCTTAATTTATCGAAACAGTTCATATCAAATTAATAACTTTAAAAAACCCTGTATTATAGTAACGGGTTCTGATACCTGTCACAAAACATTAATTCACGTAAGAAATTGCATATGTAAATGCATATGATAATCGCACTATGTTTCGTAATGTACTTGCTAATAAATAAGCCGCACTTTCAATCTTTAACGGATCGATATGTGGCTATTATTTTATCTGGACTTATTAAGCTATAACTCCGATTTAGTTGAATTACTTAGTGATAGTTTATGTCTCTTTTGGAAACAAGTAAGAAACCAATAATAAAAAAATACCAATCGTAAGCCCTGTCCAAGTTATGGCATTAATTGTACTGTATTCTTACAATCCCAAATGCAATCCACTGAATAATATTTCGTTTGCTGTAATCCTTACTTTTCATAAATTAATCCTCTCAAGTAGCATAACATCACAATCCTACATCACCCTTACATTGGACGCTTGCTTTTTATTGCACAAACGCTCCGATTATCTTGAATAACATCTGACGCAAACTATTAACCAACTACTTTTTTAGTTCTACTGGCAAATAAGTTCTTCGTATTGATCTATTTCTTGAGCAATTAAATATATGTATTATATCTATTACTGTATAAGACGCTGATTATCTTTTGTTTAGTTACCAATCTAAAAGCTTCAATGACCTCTTCATCAAAATATTTGATAACTTTCACCTATATTTTTGCCCTTCACCATATTTCTTTGGGTTTGCAACAATGAAGAACATCTTGCTCTTCGGCATTTGGTAACGAGTGCTGACAGACACAGTCATATGAATCACGCTTCGGCCCGGTTATATTGCTGTGGGCAATTTGTTTTTTGGTTCTTTGATTCCTGCACGATGATTACAGAGCTGATCACCATGATCATCCCGATATATTGCCACGTCGATAAGGTCTCGTTGAAAATGAATAGCCCGATGACAGAGGCAACGACTGGCTCAATGGTTGCTATAATCGAGGCGCGGCTTGATTCCACATATTGAAGACCTTTCGTGTAGAAAATGTATGGAAGCATCGTAGAAAGAAAGCCAAGTCCGATTACGAGTCCTATCACTTTTAGATCTGTCAAAGTAGAAACTCTCAAATCTAATGCACTGAAAGGCACAATTGCGAATGAAGCGAAAAGAAACGTGTACACCGTAACGGTTAATGAGTCATATTTCGAAAGTGCTGCTTTTCCGAATATACTGTAAAGGGCATAGAAAAATCCTGATCCTAGTCCAACGATTAATCCATAAAACGAAATGGAT from Bacillus sp. Cs-700 encodes the following:
- a CDS encoding type 1 glutamine amidotransferase family protein, whose product is MQTKKVFLYVFNTMSDWEYGYLIAELNSGRYFKKGLAPLKVMTVGVNKEMITTMGGLSIKPDISLDECTLKSKDLLILPGGTTWSEDLHQPMLERIGQALKLGTIVAAICGAVEGLANMGYLDTRKHTSNNLEYTKMVCPSYKGEKFYELGSAVSDENLVTASGIAPLEFAMEVLNELDVFTTDVLHSWYNLNKTHKLEYFFQLMNSLNS
- a CDS encoding YafY family protein, whose amino-acid sequence is MPKIDNMLAILWMLRSGEKMTAKQISEKLEMNIRTVYRYIDTISTSGVPIISEPGHNGGYTLMNNFIKAPLFFDFEEQTSLYHAAVFAEEAGYYGGEALNRAISKLSKYSNQEQETKINQSLTSLEVISRLSSLSIEHLLKELEHAVTDEYSVKILYHKSSEKQSNDRLVDPYRIIYWNNKWYMIGFCHLRNDIRSFRVDRIESLMLTENKFNRPENFAARDFFIKSLLPTIEDKEGIISLVINGDKSVLADICQHWFLGHYLQERTSNQAVFLLEKNIIHTYVPYLLLPYNKSIKVIEPITLKKRLVEVLSELIEFHK
- a CDS encoding NUDIX hydrolase produces the protein MWGILILINTNVGKILELIPILSLLDLFNKNVIRCRVIMFCERLKNPYKGLSNLVGGKIEDGEKGIDAAYRELLEETNISRREITLHHLMDFEYYFQDCYVEVYVGRLKRGVSFSDDEIILYWSNLDNNFFNMSLYTGEGNIGHMIEQINFV
- a CDS encoding NUDIX hydrolase, producing MDYVKDLRRLVGHKPLILTGAVVLIINEKGELLLQHRTDGGWGLPGGLMELGESLKDTARREVKEETGLKVGDLELLDVFSGPEYYVKVSNGDELYSVTAVYLANDVNGNFEIDRSESIEVEYFNLNNLPEGLTDEYRSYIEPYFKKVDSSFA
- a CDS encoding GNAT family N-acetyltransferase, with amino-acid sequence MDIRKPNEVEIEKIIAFSPQAIFEGTLGEAEPTIEKAKQLVESLLKKGSYYLISTENDVITGWILLGGSKDQFSDKKLGFIYELFVIEECRGKGISKQLIRTGVEQLKQEGYSEIRLSVFDGNKAIKIYENLGFKNRTISMSISL
- a CDS encoding alpha/beta hydrolase, coding for MKCKIKEKFESRSKELMIKAEKKYKYLIFIRNLLLVLIGAFVIWVIYSNLLSAYEQKKYQPLGEIVEVDGKEMHIYSKGEGDNTIVLMSGLGTVAPVLDFEPLIDEISKTNRVVVVDPFGYGWSDFTNKERTVKNIVEEMRLALRKADITGPYILMPHSISGIYSMYFATTYPEEVKAIVGIDPTFPQALKYFGENTPTMPRYLSYLAPTGIARLALMFSPESFLPIVSDGTYSKENIKMTKAISAWRGYNKSVVNEANHIEDNIDMTMGMKFPPNIPVLIFTTEKGDIREDGKNNLSFYKTQLTNTSSSKIVLLEGHHYLHWTRYEEISKDVNEFTNSFNENQ
- a CDS encoding crosslink repair DNA glycosylase YcaQ family protein codes for the protein MKTSFSVDKITLRRFLLHKQSLFEPDRSLESISLEKTLHMIKKLECVQLDPVSVVERNQHLVLAARMPGYDPKYLDDLLSDGKVFEYFANAACVIPMEDFPLFEPTRKRIQENVADSLESLEIVVNTVLEQLRAEGPLPSRAFKSDNRVNGYWDNKAPKTKETSHALNLLLDAGIIRVVKRDRTERYFDLTERTVTQKLLKQTKVMDRPTAKDLLIEKYIRAYRVFDPRDARFGWQKMTAAERRAEIERRVQNKTVIPLEVEGVKRQYYLLAEDLEELETFVESTKQESRSLESTITFLPPLDNLLWSRERIKDLFDFDYKWEIYTPRVKRKYGPYAMPILYGDRLIGRMDPQIDRKNKVLIVRLLQLEPEVKQTSELRQSFRNALNSFAIFNGADDIQVENSDLNH
- a CDS encoding EamA family transporter, whose product is MERKSAWLLIAIGASLWGVIGIFVTYLYEIGFTPLEVVAIRVLTASLFMVPYVFIKNRHLFKIKVRDSGYFIGTGIISIVLFNWCLFSSMKESSISIAFILLYTAPAFVTILSRILFKESLTARKVTALMITLIGCSLVIGIFSGSTSSISFYGLIVGLGSGFFYALYSIFGKAALSKYDSLTVTVYTFLFASFAIVPFSALDLRVSTLTDLKVIGLVIGLGFLSTMLPYIFYTKGLQYVESSRASIIATIEPVVASVIGLFIFNETLSTWQYIGMIMVISSVIIVQESKNQKTNCPQQYNRAEA